One genomic window of Ciona intestinalis chromosome 7, KH, whole genome shotgun sequence includes the following:
- the LOC100175236 gene encoding uncharacterized protein LOC100175236, with protein MEGNSSMGNMMSMEGTMMMTMTFTNQLPFFLLLKSIEIRNNMELAIAGFIMFLLGVFYEFLKHYRLCLASMTTCPVSCCSCNEQHSDIKESKSNESIVRTKLVVKQPIRNGLPKIDDSRMDTEVRIKKEKQREDSSPIPHGTLVTIHLIETLVHGVQLLVSYVIMLSVMTYNVSIVICILAGCMVGYFTSNWPERGRRRKARRNDIMTRQTDCH; from the exons atggaGGGAAATTCTTCAATGGGAAATATGATGTCTATGGAAGGAACGATGATGATGACGATGACGTTCACAAACCAACTTccattttttcttcttcttaaGTCGATTGAAATAAGAAATAACATGG AACTCGCCATCGCTGGCTTTATAATGTTCCTGCTTGGCGTTTTTTACGAGTTTCTCAAACACTATCGTCTCTGCCTTGCTTCAATGACAACATGCCCAGTCTCGTGCTGCAGCTGCAATGAGCAACACAGTGACATTAAGGAGAGCAAATCAAATGAATCAATTGTTAGGACGAAG TTGGTGGTAAAGCAACCAATCAGAAACGGATTGCCCAAGATCGACGACAGTCGCATGGATACTGAAGTAAGAATCAAAAAAGAGAAGCAAAGGGAAGATAG TTCACCAATTCCTCACGGAACGTTGGTCACGATTCATTTGATCGAGACACTAGTTCATGGCGTGCAGTTGCTCGTttcttacgtcataatgctaTCTGTAATGACGTATAATGTTTCGATTGTGATCTGCATTCTGGCCGGTTGTATGGTCGGTTACTTCACATCGAATTGGCCGGAACGTGGCAGGAGAAGAAAAGCAAGACGCAATGACATCATGACAAGACAGACCGACTGCCATTAA
- the LOC100186998 gene encoding uncharacterized protein LOC100186998 isoform X3, translating to MEADGSIFKRLCDSKFITDEGNIHDIGSLTGDQLLQRLIELVDNFGDTSADNHQFKIGRKTIFQILKVSLPAMDGYLELEMKGKVKEIDKSFEKTVTKNFDKDFNHFLITKISEQDPLLVGFCASLLIIFRIATQKFNLPHLSRAELARGIWFALTCNMPETIINILQRDKPENSRSIYDTLKLQASKINPQLISPQKSKPSTNVKRTKPNTLTQTSTDEQQMPTSTTSNPPPEPPVKKVKVEAARRPKKKVAVDLTSTSSVQQPSQSNVTLERNDETSPWPTWEHANRKESKVPIHKPDRQNVNNTHHSNESVRQQTSNDQQSLGSTLAWIQDLIKKRMSETN from the exons CAACTTCTTCAGCGGCTCATTGAGTTGGTGGATAACTTTGGAGATACTTCTGCAGACAACCATCAGTTTAAAATAGGACGGAAAACTATATTCCAAATTCTTAAAGTTTCTTTGCCAGCAATGGATGGTTATCTGGAGTTAGAAATGAAGGGAAAAGTAAAAGAAATAGACAAGTCGTTCGAGAAAACAGTAACGaaaaattttgacaaagatTTCAACCACTTTCTAATCACAAAAATAAGCGAACAAGATCCGCTATTGGTTGGTTTCTGTGCTTCGTTGCTGATCATTTTTCGAATCGCTACTCAGAAGTTTAATCTTCCGCATTTAAGCCGCGCTGAGTTAGCTAGGGGTATTTGGTTTGCTCTGACCTGCAATATGCCGGAGactattataaatatacttcAAAGAGATAAGCCGGAAAACAGCAGAAGCATCTACGACACTTTAAAGTT acaAGCTTCGAAGATAAATCCGCAATTGATTTCTCCACAGAAGTCAAAACCAAGTACGAATGTTAAAAG GACGAAACCAAATACATTAACACAAACGTCAACTGATGAACAACAAATGCCAACTTCAACGACCAGCAATCCACCACCGGAACCACCTgtgaaaaaagttaaagttgAAGCAGCAAGGCGACCTAAAAAGAAGGTTGCTGTGGATCTAACTTCAACATCAAGTGTGCAACAACCAAGTCAGTCCAATGTTACTCTGGAGAGAAATGATGAAACAAGTCCTTGGCCAACGTGGGAACATGCAAACCGTAAAGAGTCGAAGGTTCCCATTCATAAACCAGACCGTCAGAATGTTAACAATACCCACCATTCTAACGAAAGTGTCAGACAGCAGACGAGCAATGACCAGCAGTCATTAGGTTCAACACTAGCTTGGATTCAAGATCTGATCAAAAAACGAATGTcggaaacaaattaa